Proteins encoded by one window of Acipenser ruthenus chromosome 59, fAciRut3.2 maternal haplotype, whole genome shotgun sequence:
- the pitpnc1b gene encoding cytoplasmic phosphatidylinositol transfer protein 1b produces MLVKEYRICMPLTVEEYRIGQLYMISKHSLEQSSAGEGVEVTVNEPCEDPKHGRGQYTEKRIYLNSKLPGWAKTFVPKIFYITERAWNYYPFTITEYTCSFLPKLQIRIETKFENNKGDNNQVFVESSSSPPDEVCALDIAFDELPERYYKESEDLRLFRSVKTGRGPLVEGWRSDTQPIMCSYKRVCARFEVYGLQGRVESFIHKNIRDVLLIGHRQAVAWIDEWSGMSLEDVREFERDLQEQTNSKLKQNTVMDSAGSRPPLLTRSLSVMDEASLRKLGVQPRHDPETQNRQPPLPMRLNSNPE; encoded by the exons TACAGGATAGGCCAGCTCTATATGATCAGTAAACACAGTCTGGAACAGAGCTCAGCAGGGGAGGGGGTCGAGGTGACAGTAAACGAGCCCTGCGAGGACCCCAAACATGGGAGAGGCCAATATACTGAGAAGAGAATCTACCTGAACAG taAACTCCCTGGCTGGGCTAAAACATTTGTGCCCAAAATCTTCTACATCACAGAGAGAGCCTGGAACTACTATCCATTCACCATCACAG AATATACT TGCTCTTTCCTGCCGAAGCTTCAGATCAGAATTGAGACCAAATTTGAGAACAACAAAGGAGACAATAACCAG GTGTTTGTAGAAagctcctcctctcctcctgatGAAGTCTGTGCCCTGGACATCGCCTTCGATGAGTTACCTGAGAGATACTACAAAGAGTCCGAG GACCTGCGGTTGTTCCGCTCTGTAAAGACAGGACGAGGACCCCTGGTGGAGGGGTGGCGCTCTGACACCCAGCCCATCATGTGCTCCTACAAGAGGGTGTGTGCCAGGTTCGAGGTGTACGGGTTACAGGGCAGAGTGGAGAGCTTCATTCACAAG aaCATTCGAGACGTCCTGCTGATCGGACACAGGCAGGCAGTGGCCTGGATCGACGAGTGGAGTG GAATGTCTCTTGAAGATGTGAGGGAATTTGAGAGAGACCTGCAGGAGCAGACTAACAGcaaactgaaacaaaacacag TGATGGACAGTGCGGGTTCTCGTCCCCCTCTCctgactcgctctctctctgtgatGGATGAAGCTTCACTCCGAAAACTGGGGGTGCAGCCCCGCCATGACCCTGAAACCCAAAACAGACAGCCCCCCCTCCCCATGAGACTGAACTCCAACCCAGAGTGA
- the LOC117409932 gene encoding epithelial membrane protein 3-like yields the protein MAALLIAVTVLHLLSLAMLFTAMLDKVWWVSPAVRNTDLWYNCLYTNYTGTWLCANSADNDWLHAVQALMVVSVLFSAVSFLLFLCQLYSLRRGGLFYITGMFQIFAGLTVFSASLIYSLHAPEILSDSSLPPAGHFGYCFVVAWLCVPALLFSGVLYIHLRKKE from the exons ATGGCTGCACTGCTGATTGCAGTGACTGTGCTGCACCTCCTGTCTCTCGCCATGCTCTTCACTGCCATGCTGGACAAG GTTTGGTGGGTCTCTCCTGCAGTCAGAAACACTGACTTGTGGTATAACTGTCTCTACACCAATTACACCGGCACCTGGCTCTGTGCAAACTCTGCAGACAACG ACTGGCTCCACGCAGTGCAGGCTCTGATGGTTGTATCAGTTCTGTTCTCTGCTGTCTCGTTCCTCCTCTTCCTGTGTCAGCTCTACTCGCTGCGCAGGGGGGGCCTCTTCTACATCACGGGAATGTTCCAGATATTCGCAG GGTTGACAGTGTTCTCTGCCTCTCTCATCTACTCTCTTCACGCTCCTGAGATTCTGAGCGACTCTTCGCTGCCCCCCGCTGGTCACTTTGGGTACTGCTTCGTTGTGGCGTGGCTGTGCGTCCCGGCCTTGCTGTTCAGCGGAGTGCTCTACATCCACCTGAGAAAGAAAGAGTGA